In the Corynebacterium anserum genome, GGTGATCTCTTCATTCCACGTTGCGCTAATGACGGCGACACGCATTCCATCCGCAGCTCCGGCGGGAATAGAAATTTGTGGAAGCCCTTCGTTGGACATGGTGTTGCTCCTAAGTATTTTTGGCTGAATGTCTACGGCTGACTACCCCACTGACCTTTATTAGCTGAGCGAATCGAGCTGATGCCCCATGCGGTCGCGCTTTGTGCGGAGATAGTTGATGTTATCCGGATTAGCGGGAAGTTCTACGGGAATACGCCGGGAAATAACCGTGCCATACCGGCTCAATTTATCTTTCTTATCCGGGTTATTGGAGATCAATGCGACAGACTTGATACCTAAATCAGCAATAATCTGTGCAGCGGCTGAATACTCCCGAATGTCGGCCGGGAACCCTTGTGACTCATTTGCTTCCACCGTGTCTTGTCCCTCGTCCTGGAGGACATAGGCGCGTAGCTTGGGTACAAGTCCAATTCCTCTGCCCTCTTGCCCGCGGAGGTAGATGAGTACGCCGCAGCCTTGTTGCGCGATAAGCGTTTGTGCCGCCGCCAATTGTTCGCCACAATCGCAGCGCAGAGAACCGAACACATCGCCTGTGAGGCATTCTGAATGGACACGGACGGGAACGTCGTCTTTATCGCGAACATCACCAGCTACCAAAGCGATATGTTCGATGCCGTCTACCAGGCTGGTGTATCCCACCGCTCTGAACGTTCCAGCCCGAGTGGGCAGACGGGTCTCCACACTGCGTTCCACCACAGGAGTGTGGGCGCGACGCCACTCGATCAGTTGTTCAATAGAGATCAAAGAGAGGCCGTGTTTATCGGCAAAACGGCGTAGCTCGGGTAGCCGTGCCATCTCGGCAGGATTTTCCTCACTCACCACTTCGCACAACACGCCTGCAGGGTACAGACCAGCGGCTTTCGCCAAATCTACCGAGGCCTCAGTGTGGCCATTACGTACGAGGACGCCTCCATCACGTGCCCGAAGAGGAACAACATGACCGGGTCGGTTAAATGATGCGGCGGTAGATTGGGGATTGGCTAACTGGCGGATGGTGTGGGAACGATCCGTTGCTGAAATACCTGTCGTCACGCCCTCTGCGGCATCCACGGTGACCGTGTAGGCGGTGTTGCACACGTCCTCATTACGGGCGACCATTGGCGGTAGACCGAGTCGGTCGCAATCGGTGTTCGTCATACCCACGCACACATATCCCGAACTGTACTTGACCATAAACGCGACGAGTTCGGGGGTGGCTAATTCCGCGGCGAAGATAAAATCACCCTCGTTTTCACGGTCCTCGTCGTCGACGACGATGACAAGTTTGCCCTCTTTGATGTCCTCTATTGCGCGGTCAACGTCATCGAGGAGGCTTGCGTCGGCCGTATTCTCACGCATGGTGTTGTCCATAGCTAGCTATCTTATATTTCTGTAACTGATACACATGAGTTTCCGAGAAGCGAATGCCCCGCCTAGGAGTGCAAACGCTCTACGTACTTGGCCAGCACGTCACATTCCACATTGACTGTGTCTCCGACGCCCACGTCCCCCAGCATGGTGTCCTTGAGCGTGGTGGGAATGAGCGAGACCTCGAACCACGACTCCTGTCCGGATACCGCGTCGGAGACCTCAGCGACGGTTAAAGAAGTGCCGTTGAGAGCCACCGACCCCTTTTTCGCCACATATTTTCCCAGCGTGGCATCGTTGAGGCGAAAGCGGAAAACTTCCCAATTCTCGCTGGGGGTACGGCTCATCAGTGTTGCGGTTCCGTCTACATGTCCCTGCACAATGTGTCCGCCGTAGCGAGCACCGGAAACCATAGCGCGCTCGAGGTTCACTCGACTACCTTTCGTTAAGCCGCCGAGGGTGGTGTAGTCCAACGTGACCTGCATGACATCCGCAATGAATCCTTCCCTATCGAAATCAGTGACAGTAAGACAGACCCCATTAACGGCGATCGAATCACCGTGAGCGACGTCTGTCATGATTTCTGGGGCGGTAATCCGCAGTCGGAGACAATCGTGACCACGATCAATAGATTCCAACGTGCCTACTGTTTCCACGATGCCTGTGAACACGGAGAACATCATCCTTTCTGTAAGGTCATGTGTCGGCCACTAATGGCTGAGGCTCAACAAAATATCCGAACCAAGGGTTGAGACACTGCGCGGCGTGAAACGTTGTATGTCGTCCAATGTACTGGCGAGGTTCGCGTCGCATTCCACGTTGCGGTATCCGGCAAGAAGAAAGGCAGGCGCTTGGTAGAGCTGGATGGCATCTGCAATACCAGCCTTGAGGAAGGCACCGGTTAAACGCGGTCCCCCTTCAACCAATACGTCGACGATCCCACGGCTCCTCAGGTCTGCGAGTACTTCCTTCACGTCATGTGAACGGATGTGCAATGCTCGCCCAGGTGCATCGTAAATGTGGGAATCCTCCGGAATAGAACGCTGACCCATGATGACACGCAATGGCTGCTGGGGATAAGGCGTTCCGTCCTCCCCGCGGGCGGTAAGCCGGGGATTATCTGCTTTAACCGTACCGGTGCCGACGATAATGGCATCGCGGTGCCGGCGATCCTCGTGCACGACCCGGCGTGCCTGCTCACTCGTGATCCATTTGCTGGTGTTGTCACTGGCAGCGACAAAGCCATCGATGGTGCTGGCGAGTTTTAGAGTAACGTGTGGGCGTTTCATCACTGTGGACACCAGCCATGGCTCCACCGAGAATTGTGGTAACCATTGAAAGGAGCTTCGTGTTTCATCGCAGTATGGGAGGGGAAGATACGGTCCGTGCACGTCAATGCCATGTTCGCGCAGATGATCCGCACCCCCGACCGCGACAGGATTCGGATCGGAAAAGAGAAAATCCACCCGAGTAATACCCGCATCAATGAGTGCCTGTGAACATGGACCTGTACGACCAGTGTGATTGCACGGCTCCAGAGTAACTACAGCCCGGGCGTCTACAGTAGATTCTCCATTGTGTAACGCATCGCGAATTGCCACCACCTCTGCGTGTGCCCCTCCTGCAGGCTCAGTGGCACCGCGGCCAATGACCCTCTGCCCCGTCGAGTCATAAAGTACGCAACCGACCGGTGGATTCGGGGAGGTGGAGCCCGCAACGCTATGCCCCAATGCATTGGCTTCAGAAAACATCAGTAGATCAGCCATGGCGCTCATCAATTTCTCGCAGCGCCCCGTACAGCTGCTGCGCGGATCATATCGACTCGCTTAGCTGGATTATCGTGCCCGAATACGCTGGAACCAGCGACATAGACGTCCACGCCTGCCGCAGCAGATTCCTCAGCAGTCTCTGGACCGATCCCACCGTCGATTTCAATAAGGGTACCCAAACCATCGCTATCGATGCATTGCCGCAAGATACGAACTTTGTCGAGTACTTCAGGCATGAATGCCTGACCACCGAACCCGGGCTCTACCGACATCACGAGGACGAGATCAAACTTATCCAAATGGTCGAGCAGCGGTTCAACCGGAGTGTGAGGCTTAATAGAGATGCCGGCAAGGGTGCCTTGCCCGCGGAGTTTTTCCGCCAGGACAACGGCGGCATCGATGTCTCGTACAGCCTCTAAATGGAAGGTAACCGAGTGAAAATCCGCGGCGTAGTCTGGCGCCCAGCGCTCGGGATCTTCAATCATAAGATGCACATCGAGATGCGTGGAAGTGTGGGGGATCAACGACGTGGCAACTGGCAAACCAAAAGAAAGATTAGGCACGAAGTGCCCGTCCATCACATCGATATGGAGCCAGTCCGCATTGGGGACTTTCGCCACGTCATCGGCGAGATGACTAAAGTCTGCAGCGAGAATGGAAGGGGCGATCAGAGGGGTTCGCTCAGTCGTGGCATTAGGTGCCGATGCGTCAATCATGTCTTTGACTTTACCCGGCGCAGTGACGTGAACCGAACCGCTCCATATCCACCGATGTGCACTACCTACGGCTTGCGTGGCTTGTCTCGGAGAGCACAGGGAATTTTACCGAGAGACTGATGAATGTCGTGCTGGTCTCAATCCAGCGATAAACATCGCGTCGGTTCCGTGGCGATGTGGCCATAACTGAATGAACGGTGCTGCATCGTTATGCTTCAGGTGCGGAAAGTTTGTGCTGAGATCAACTATCTCAGCACCCGTTTGTGCTGAGATGGAACGTACGACGTCGACAGTCTCGCTGAGATGTGGTGAACACGTGGAGTAGATGACGATACCACCCTGAGCCGTGATGTCGACGGCAGAACGCAGGAGTTCTTTTTGCAGTGCGGACAAGGGCGCCACATCAGCGGCTGTTTTGCGCCAGCGGGCTTCTGGGCGACGACGCAACGCGCCCAAACCCGAACAAGGAGCATCGACGAGAACGCGGTCATAGCCCTCTGCAGGAACGTCGAGGCCAGGGATGCTGCGGGGCGCGCGGCCATCCCCGACGTGCACGCTGACTGGCAAATTCCGCGTGGTATTCTCCACGAGCCGAGCACGATGCTCTGCTAGTTCTACGGCATCGACGCGCGCATTTTCTCCCAGCGCCCAGGAAGCAATGAAAGCGGTTTTTCCTCCGGGACCAGCACAGAGATCTAACCACCGGCCAGAATCCTCCCTGTGCAATGGTGTGTTGACGAGACTCAGCGCGATGAGCTGAGAGCCTTCATCCTGAACGCTAGCCATACCCTCACGTACCGCGTCAAGATCTCCGGGTGATCCGTCCTCGAGATACACACAGTAGGGAGATAGTTTTCCCTCTTCTCCCCCGGTGACCAGTGCTAGTTCTTCCGCACTGATCTGCCCGGGACGCGCAGCGAGGTGAACAATGGGGCGCGCATCATCGGCTGCTAAACATGCGGACAGCTCGTCGTGGATGACGTCACCGCCGGCAGGGGTCGCACCATCGTCTCCGGCCTGGTTAGTGGTCTCGGCGCGGCTAGCATAGGACAGAGAGTCGTTAAAAGCGCGGGCGATCCATGCGGGATGCGCATTTCGTAGAGCGATGTGAGCCATGTTGTCACCTCCTGCCACGGTCTCCGCCCATTGTTGCGGAGTGGAGCGAGTGATTGTCCGTAACACACCATTGACGAACCCGCTCGCCTGCCCGGCTCCGTGAGCTTTCGCTAGCTCCACCGATGTATTCACCGCGGCATGATCATCAACTCTCGTTCGTAGGATCTGGTAAGCACCAAGCCGCAGGATATCGAGAACCATAGAATCGATTTTTTCCACCGGCCGGCCAGCAGCCTTGCTAATGATCGCATCTATGAGCCCCGTCGCTCGGAGACAACCATAGGTAATTTCCGTGCAAAAAGCGGCATCCCGACCTTTGAGGCCCGCTTGTTTAATGTGAGTTGGCAAGACCAGGTTTGCGAAGGCATCATTCTCGGTGACCTCGCGGAGTACCGCCAGCGCCACATCGCGGGCTTTATCGCCACTGCCGTGAGCGCGGAACTTTTTCTGCCTCTCTGTTGGGCGGCGTTGTTGATATCCTGTTGAACGCTGGCTCGCACTCTGACGCCCCCGGTGAGTATTTTTATTGCCCGACGCCGTGTTGCTGTGCTGCCCCACCCGACGTCCCGTATTCTCACGGGCTTGACCTTGGCGGGCGGATTCGGATCGAGAGCGAAAACCCATGGCTTGTTATGCCTCCTGAGTTGAGGGTTGGGGGGAGGAGAATTGTGGAGATTGTTGCAGCAACTGTTGGTTCCCGCGCAACCAGTCGGTAGCATCCATCATCTTCTTACCTGGAGATTGAATTCGACGGATTTCCAAAACTTGTCCATCGCCAGTACCCACCAATAAGGCGCCATCCTGTACAACAAGCTCTCCAGGTTGGGCTGAGGCTGTGGCGTTGGTGAAGGCCATCATGCCAATCTTGTATCGCTGATCACCCAGCAGCGTCCATGCTCCCGGGGCCGGTGTGTGTGCACGGGCGACGCGTTGAATTACTGCACAGGGTTGTGTCCAGTCAATGTGGGCATCCTTCGTAGTGATCTTAGGGGCGTGGGTGGCGCTGTCCTGTTGTTGAACTGTGAATGTCGCGGTGCCTGCGTCGAGTTTTACTAACGCGTCTGCCAGCAGTTCTCGACCGGCATATGTGAGTCGGGTGAGCACATCATCGGCAGTATCGTCGAGCCCGATCGGCTCAACGAACGAGTCAATGACAGGTCCTGTATCCATGCCCTCTTCGATGCGGAATACGCTAGCGCCCGAGGTGTCATCGCCAGCAGCGATAGCGGCTTGGACAGGTGCAGCTCCCCGCCATCGCGGAAGCACAGAAAAGTGCAGATTGATCCAGCCATGTGTAAAAATGTGGAGTAAGTCTGCTGGAATGAGATTACCGTAGGCCACCACGGCAGCGGCAGTCACTCCCCTGGCAGCCAGTTGGGCGAGCACTTCCCGGGCC is a window encoding:
- the fmt gene encoding methionyl-tRNA formyltransferase; the encoded protein is MKIIFAGTPEPAAVALEHLLTDQRIEVAAVITQPDAKRGRGRTLQPSKVADVAENHGIPVYKWPGLKSDTESGRQAREVLAQLAARGVTAAAVVAYGNLIPADLLHIFTHGWINLHFSVLPRWRGAAPVQAAIAAGDDTSGASVFRIEEGMDTGPVIDSFVEPIGLDDTADDVLTRLTYAGRELLADALVKLDAGTATFTVQQQDSATHAPKITTKDAHIDWTQPCAVIQRVARAHTPAPGAWTLLGDQRYKIGMMAFTNATASAQPGELVVQDGALLVGTGDGQVLEIRRIQSPGKKMMDATDWLRGNQQLLQQSPQFSSPQPSTQEA
- a CDS encoding bifunctional 3,4-dihydroxy-2-butanone-4-phosphate synthase/GTP cyclohydrolase II, which gives rise to MRENTADASLLDDVDRAIEDIKEGKLVIVVDDEDRENEGDFIFAAELATPELVAFMVKYSSGYVCVGMTNTDCDRLGLPPMVARNEDVCNTAYTVTVDAAEGVTTGISATDRSHTIRQLANPQSTAASFNRPGHVVPLRARDGGVLVRNGHTEASVDLAKAAGLYPAGVLCEVVSEENPAEMARLPELRRFADKHGLSLISIEQLIEWRRAHTPVVERSVETRLPTRAGTFRAVGYTSLVDGIEHIALVAGDVRDKDDVPVRVHSECLTGDVFGSLRCDCGEQLAAAQTLIAQQGCGVLIYLRGQEGRGIGLVPKLRAYVLQDEGQDTVEANESQGFPADIREYSAAAQIIADLGIKSVALISNNPDKKDKLSRYGTVISRRIPVELPANPDNINYLRTKRDRMGHQLDSLS
- a CDS encoding RsmB/NOP family class I SAM-dependent RNA methyltransferase is translated as MGFRSRSESARQGQARENTGRRVGQHSNTASGNKNTHRGRQSASQRSTGYQQRRPTERQKKFRAHGSGDKARDVALAVLREVTENDAFANLVLPTHIKQAGLKGRDAAFCTEITYGCLRATGLIDAIISKAAGRPVEKIDSMVLDILRLGAYQILRTRVDDHAAVNTSVELAKAHGAGQASGFVNGVLRTITRSTPQQWAETVAGGDNMAHIALRNAHPAWIARAFNDSLSYASRAETTNQAGDDGATPAGGDVIHDELSACLAADDARPIVHLAARPGQISAEELALVTGGEEGKLSPYCVYLEDGSPGDLDAVREGMASVQDEGSQLIALSLVNTPLHREDSGRWLDLCAGPGGKTAFIASWALGENARVDAVELAEHRARLVENTTRNLPVSVHVGDGRAPRSIPGLDVPAEGYDRVLVDAPCSGLGALRRRPEARWRKTAADVAPLSALQKELLRSAVDITAQGGIVIYSTCSPHLSETVDVVRSISAQTGAEIVDLSTNFPHLKHNDAAPFIQLWPHRHGTDAMFIAGLRPARHSSVSR
- the rpe gene encoding ribulose-phosphate 3-epimerase, which codes for MIDASAPNATTERTPLIAPSILAADFSHLADDVAKVPNADWLHIDVMDGHFVPNLSFGLPVATSLIPHTSTHLDVHLMIEDPERWAPDYAADFHSVTFHLEAVRDIDAAVVLAEKLRGQGTLAGISIKPHTPVEPLLDHLDKFDLVLVMSVEPGFGGQAFMPEVLDKVRILRQCIDSDGLGTLIEIDGGIGPETAEESAAAGVDVYVAGSSVFGHDNPAKRVDMIRAAAVRGAARN
- the ribD gene encoding bifunctional diaminohydroxyphosphoribosylaminopyrimidine deaminase/5-amino-6-(5-phosphoribosylamino)uracil reductase RibD, which translates into the protein MADLLMFSEANALGHSVAGSTSPNPPVGCVLYDSTGQRVIGRGATEPAGGAHAEVVAIRDALHNGESTVDARAVVTLEPCNHTGRTGPCSQALIDAGITRVDFLFSDPNPVAVGGADHLREHGIDVHGPYLPLPYCDETRSSFQWLPQFSVEPWLVSTVMKRPHVTLKLASTIDGFVAASDNTSKWITSEQARRVVHEDRRHRDAIIVGTGTVKADNPRLTARGEDGTPYPQQPLRVIMGQRSIPEDSHIYDAPGRALHIRSHDVKEVLADLRSRGIVDVLVEGGPRLTGAFLKAGIADAIQLYQAPAFLLAGYRNVECDANLASTLDDIQRFTPRSVSTLGSDILLSLSH
- a CDS encoding riboflavin synthase, whose translation is MFTGIVETVGTLESIDRGHDCLRLRITAPEIMTDVAHGDSIAVNGVCLTVTDFDREGFIADVMQVTLDYTTLGGLTKGSRVNLERAMVSGARYGGHIVQGHVDGTATLMSRTPSENWEVFRFRLNDATLGKYVAKKGSVALNGTSLTVAEVSDAVSGQESWFEVSLIPTTLKDTMLGDVGVGDTVNVECDVLAKYVERLHS